CATAGAAGAGATGGAGAAACTTCTCACCATTTGGCTCGATGATCAGCAACGGCGGCGTTTTCCTCTGAGCCTTCTGCTCATTCAGGAGAAGGCCAAATCTATCTTTGAGGATGTCAAGGCTAAGGCTGGGGAAAGCGCTGCCAAAGAAACGTTTTCTGCCAGCTGCGGATGGTTTTCCCGTTTCAAGAAGATGGCGAATCTCCACAATGTGTCTGTGTCCGGAGAGGCAGCATCTGCGGACACAGAGGCTGCCGAGCGATTCCCTCAAGTGTTGAAGGAGATCATTGAGGAGGGTGGCTATTCGGCTAAGCAGATCTTCAATGTCGACGAAACGGGTCTTTTTTGGAAGAAAATGCCAGAGAAGACCTACATTAGTCATGAAGAGAATACGATGCTCGGATATAAAGTGGCTAAAGACCGCTTAACCTTAATGCTTGGGGCGAATGCTGAAGGGAGCTACAAGCTGAAGCCACTGCTAGTTTACCGGGCAGCTAACCCTCGAGCCCTGAAGAATGTGACAAAAAGCTCTCTCCCTGTTATATGGATGTCAAACACAAAGGCATGGGTGACACTCGCTGTATTTGAGGACTGGTTCTTCCACCATTTCATCCCAGAAGTGAAGTTGTATTGCCGGGATAATAGAATTCCATTCAAGATTTTGCTAGTGCTGGACAATGCTCTCGGCCACCCCCCACACTTGAATGATTTTCATCCTCATGTCAAAGTTGTGTACCTGCCGCCAAACACAACTACACTTCTGCAGCCGATGGACCAGGGTGTTATTgccaatttcaaaaaatattacaCCCGACGGACATACAGGATGGCCTTGAAAGCAGTAGATTCTGACCCCGAGATGACCTTACGAAGCTACTGGAAGTCATATAACATCTTGAACTGCGTAAAAAACATTGATGCATCATGGCATGAGGTTACCGAGGTCAACCTCAACGCCGTGTGGAGGCTTCTATGCCCTCAGTTCGTCAACGACTTCCGTGGCTTTGATCAGGAGGGCATCAACAAAGAAATCCTCAGCACGCTTGTCGGCCGGCCTAAGTGACAAACTCGAGCTTGACCTGCAGGAGGAGGACTTCAAGGAATTGCTTGAGTCCCATGGGGAGGAATTGAGTAACCAAGACCTCATGGAGTTGGAGATTCAGCAACGTGTCGAagaggaggaggaggaggaaGAAACGCCTGTCCCCATGAAGAAATTCGAAACGAAACTCTTGGCTGAGGGGTTTTCGCTCATAGATAAAGCCATCGCACTCTTCGAGCTGCAAGACCCAAATATTGAGCGGTGCACGAAGGTTGCAAATCAATTGAATGATACCATACAGTGCTACCGCATTATTTTTGatgagaaaaaaagaaaactgtGCAATCGTCTTTAGATCACTTCTTTTGCCCAGTTTCTAGTCAATCCTCTGAGGAAGATACTCATCAACCCTCATCTTCTTCCTGCATTGGAGTTACGGAGAAGGAAGTAGTGTAACTTTTGAAGCCCATTCCAGCGACGACGAAGACcctctcatgatataaaatacGTAGTACAATACTGTACGtgttctctccattttattaaatgttatataaaaatacgtACATACTGTACGCACGTactctctccattttattaaatgttatataaaaatacgtACATACTGTACGtacgtattctctccattttattaaatgttatataaaatacatacatactgtatgtatgtattctctccattttattaaatgttataaaaatacatactgtaCGTATTccctccattttattaaatgttatataaaaatacatactgtatgtattctctccattttattaaatgttatataaaaatacgtACATACTGTACGtacgtattctctccattttattaaatgttataaaaatacatactgtacgtattctctccattttattaaatgttatatacaaagaaataaatattatacaagccttaaacatacttatataaaccttcgatatacttatataggccttaaacataaaatataatacaaaatatagcactgaagcaacttacgaacaaattcaccttacgaacaatcgctcggaacgtaactcgttcgtagcttgggaaccgtctgtatgtcagtgatattctcacaatgcaTTAGTGATCGCCTGCTATATTATTGTTCACACTGTCACAAACCCATCTGAGTTTACATTAGAAAATAGTTCGCGACCTAATGCTCTCATTTTACAATGCTGAAgcaaatcaaataaaatactAGTCTTGCATCAACTATCACAAAGGGAGATATAAATTAAGCAAGCTGGAACAGCCCATCACCATCAATGAAGTGATGCACATTGCGCCGGTGGTGGCTGCTCAGCAAAATATCGGCGAAATATCACTTAACAGCTGCAATGTTTCCCCACATATCCGGGATGCTTCAATGATGTCATCAGTTTACAGTGCACATAGTCGACGAATAATTGCTGAGAGTACAACTCCAACATACAGTGTACAGCATGAACCAGTCTTTAACCTAACAACATGAAACTGATAGGGTGACGTGTTATTACGAGCATCCTAACATGAGAAGGAAAGTTTATTAGTTTGTGTTAAGTAAATTTGGCAACAATTTTTCATTCTTGAATTGGCACATAATTAAAGCTTTATGAGTATGTAGTAAATCAGATGTTGCAGAGacagtactagtagtagtcattTTTAACTCCTTCCTATTGGTTGAAGTAGTCTATTACAGGTGGATTGCCAAGAACAGATTGTACTTTTGTTATTTattagtaattaaatatattaaaagtaCAATATATAACAAGCATTACTACGTTATTATCATTGGTTGTTGCACAATCGTTTTCTAACAGGTTAAAGGATTACGCTTTACATACAATTGACTAGTGAATATATAAAAACTGTAATATTTGAGTTTGATTCCAGTGCAAGGCAATCGTTATTCCTAACGCTTTTAGCGTCGCTTCGGACAGAGAGAAACCGTTCTCACTATAGTAGAGATTTGGTATTTAAGGCTTTTATGGACCAGTTTTGTCTATTTTCCTTGATTTCACGATGAGCTGCATTAATTCATCGACAAGAGTACTATGCTTCTTataaggatatatatatataactatgtgtactaaaaagatacaagttttgttaaaacataaacatatgttttaacaaaacttgtagttttttagtacacatagttttatatcagctctgtttttactcaaaacattgagcactctttttactaatgtgcataaatataacttttatatcaaGCTCCTTTTAATTGAGCACTCTCATATACACTGACGTACTAGCTATGGAGACTATCAGTTTTGACTATTCTACTAAGAACATCAACATACCATTACAAAAGGATTATATGAGATCATTAATCGCAGCAACTGAGTCACTGTGCAGACGTATAAGGTGGCAAGCATTCTTCTTCTTACACTCAGAAATAACCACCGCAAATAAAGAGACATATGGATTTAACTCAAAAAAGTCACCACCCAGCATACTCGAACTGCAAAGCTTTGAGACAAAACTGTTTAACTTAATTAGGAACGTAAAATTTTGCCACAAACATTGCGAATTTCAAAATATGCTCCGTAAAGACATACAGCAGAAAATCCAATCTACCAACAAGCTCATAATTAGCGCTGACAAAATATCTAATTACTACCAAATCGACACTGACAAATACATCGATATGCTTAGAAGTAGCATCACACAATGCTATAAGAAAGTTGACAACACGGAGACAGACAACATCAACACTGAAGCAAAATCTATTGCGAAAGATCTAGACTTAGATGACAGAATAAATATAACAGCTAAAAGAGAAGCACATGTTACTCTAAAAGATCATAAGGCTAACTTTGTCAGCCACCCTACGTGTCGGCTAATCAACCCCACAAGATCTGAAATAGGTAAAATAAGCAAAATTATCCTGGAGCGAATCAACGAAAAAGTAGTCAATACTCTAAAACTCAACCAGTAGAGAAATACTTCAGCAGTTTTGAAATGGTTCACTGGCACTGACAACAAAAGCCAGAGTGCATTCATCACTTTTGACGTAGTTGAATTCTACCCTTCCATAAAGGGCAATTTATTACTGAAGAGTTTAGATTTTGCCTCTGAATATACCACACCACCATCACAGATGAAGAACAACACATCATTATGCACTCTATAAAATCGATATTACACCATTCAGGAGAAGACTGGGGAAGATCAAGTGCGGATAACTTATTTGATGTCACCATGGGCAGCCATGATGGTGCAGAAACATGTGAACTGGTGGGCTGCTCTTTATTACACCTAATCAAGCAGAAATACAGAGACAAGTTTGGTCTATATAGAGATGATGGACTGGGAATCATACAAGACTCACCCCGTAACATAGAAAATATCAAGAAAGATCTTTGCTCCATATTCAAACGACAAGACCTGAAAATTACGACAGAAGCCAACTCAGAAGTTGTAAATTTCTTAGATGTTACACTCAACCTGACAAATGGAGAATATAGACCATATATAAAGCCTTCAGATAAACCCATCTATGTACATGCAAGGTCAAACCACCCACCATGCATATTGAAGAACATACCTAGAGCAATAAATCAGAGATTGTCAACACTCTCTTCCAGTAAGGATTGCTTCCAAAGAATAGCTCCCACATACCAACAAGCACTCCAACAAAGTGGGTACGACTACAAACTATCATATTTGCCAGAATCCGACCAGACCACCAATAACAAGCAAAAGCGAAGACggaatataatatggtataaccCGCCATATAGTATGAATGTTGCCTCCAACATAGGAAAGCAGTTTCTGAATATCATAAGAACAGAATTTCCACCTGGCCATAAACTGCATAAACTATTTAATGCCAACACAATCAAACTAAGCTACAGGTGCATGTCCAATATTAAAAGCCATATCAACGCTCACAATAAAGCTTTGTTATTACCCACTCGTGGTGATGACAATTCCAGGACATGTAACTGTAGAAATAGAGCCAGCTGCCCTATGGAAGGCAAGTGCCTAACAGAGAATGTCGTTTACCAAGCATCAGTCACCACCAACAACGGAACAGAAGAGACATATGTCGGCTTGACACAAAATCctttcaaaactagatataccAACCATAAGGCTTCCTTCAACCATACATCAAAAAGGAATGCCATAGagctaagtaaatatatatggcaaCTGACGGATAGCGGACTAGACCACAACATCAAATGGTCAAGCTTAAAAACTGCAAGGCCTTATAGCCCTACCACTAAGAAATACGAACTCTGTATATGGGagaagtattacataatatgcaAGCCTCAATTAGCCACCTTAAATAAGCGCAACGAAATGCTATCCAGTTGCCGTCATGCCAGTAAATACCTGCTAAGAAACAGTGTCACTTAAGACTCTGGCTTTTAGCTCTTATACAGCTTTACCGCTAGtggaatatttattatttttaacattttatctgaagagtgcaagcctaccgcatgaaattttaagtaataaaatgttttaacaaaacttgtagttttttagtacacatagttttatatcagctctgtttttactcaaaacattgagcactctttttactaatgtgtataaatataacttttatatatatatatatacatttttttttatatatatatttgtatatatatatatatggtatacatgtatttatattgccaatatatattatgtaacttTATgcaatattatacaatatatacatatatatacataaatatacatacatgcatatatgtatatatcgcacaaaaatctatcacactagagacgatcctagatgcagactgtacaaagatgcacctgagaccatccaacacatcatcagtggatgcaagtaGCTAGCAGGAATCGCATACattgagcggcataatcatgtcacaggtgttgtgtatagaagtctatgcgatgagtatggccttaataaaccacaacactggtgggaagctcctggtaaggtcaatcaAAATggtcgcgctaagatcctctgagacttctacatctggactgacaagcatgtcctagcaaaccaatcagatatagtggtggtggacaaggagaacaagagggctactataatagatatagtagtacccaatgactacaatatagccagcaaagaaaaagaaaaggtagagaaatatctcccttttggagaagagatttaaaaatgctggaatgtaagaacaactgtaattccagtagtcattgaggcactgggcgcaataacacgggcgcataaaatgtggcttgcccagataccgacagcaatcaactcagatgagttgcaaaaaagtgtgctattgggaacagctaagatcttgaggcgagtgctcaaactctcaggtgtctggtaggagacccgagttagagcagaaattaccacccatatgggttaaccggggtgaggaaacaatttatatatatatacatatttatacatatatttatgacaAGCAATTATGGAGTTATTCAaactatacaatatatattaactcCTATATAAAACAgagtaaaaaattattgtttatttggCTGCCAGTTATTTTACTTCTTGTGTAAGTTTTATTCTGACAGGAAGTCTTGTCCTATGTTGTGTAGCTATGCTCTGATAGGAAGTCTTGTCCTATGTTGTGTAGCTATGCTCTGTATTCTGACAGGAAGTCTTGTCCTATGTTGTGTAGCTATGCTCTGATAGACAGCctgaatttttagttttagttttcAGTGTTTTAGTTTTAATATCTATATGTATTATCATATGTCGGCTCTAATCTATATGTATTATCATATGTCGGCTTTAATCTATATGTATTATCATATGTCGTCTTTAATCTATATGTATTATCATATGTCGGCTTTAATCTATATGTATTATCATATATCGACTTTAATCTATATGTATTATCATATATCGACTTTAATCTATatgtactagaaattccactgtcatacagcccacgaccaaagtaataatgaaaaaaagaaagggtactgttggttgctgaaaaagtagttctcagcaggaattgacagagtataatgtaaatgagacttgtttgagatgatataaaataaatttgagggagcacaactctaaaaaggcgcaacagaaataacagaaatgtaacagaaataaatattaataaaataaataattaactatctcaaacttatgttttacaataataaaataaatattaattcaagctgtagacctaaactactgtaagtaattaaactaacaacagcaataatgaaatattcctatgtttattatatctctgaaatgcaatattaaaagtaaaatatattgtaatatacagtttgaaagttggttgtgttgaatgtagaacggttttgacagtaatatgtaacagaaataaatattaataaaataaatatttaactatctcaaacttatgttatacaataataaaataaatattaattcaagctgtagacctaacctactgtacgtaatttaactaacaacagcaataatgaaatatgtttattaaatatcttattatattgaaatgcaatattaaaagtaaaatggcaagctgccgtgtaatacacaatttgaaagttggttgttggttaaaataaatattaattcaagctgtagacctaaactactgtacgtaatttaactaacaacagcaataatgaaatatgtttattatagctctgaaatgcaatattacaagtaaaatatattgtaatatacagtttgaaagttggttgtgttgaatgcagaacagttttgacaacgatatgtaacagaaataaatattaataaaataaatatttaactatctcaaacttattttttacaataataaaataaatattaattcaagctgtagacctaacctactgtacgtaatttaactaacaacaatgccaacaataaagaaatatgtttattatatctctgaaatgcaatattaaaagttaaacggcaaactgatgtgtaatatacagtttgaaagttggttgtgttgtgatgaatgtagaatggttttgacagcgatatgtaacagagagcgagcattggcatttacgcgtctggaagttttatgcaaactggagtgaaataaagaaatattcttgtcataaaagggcgttgtagtaacgccctaccttgtaaataagatgtaaagaaatctggctgatgttctagataatttgaaaaaaccttcggtaattggacaaaaacgtaggctgataaaatgtgtaccacattttcgtacctgtaaatcggtctacgcctcaaacagtacacagtaaacagttctactatctgtcgcacagctttattggcatttcgtaggtcggtcgaaactattaataaaccaacctgttcaagcgttttgtggcgatttgtggcaagactttatcgttctattctctgtcgctcgacgTTTCattttccggtcttaacttttattaaacgaagcttttcaagcgttttgtgacgattttcgtcctaataaatctgtctatttatgtataatccgatcagatgggttagttttaggaatttgcggtaacctttcaaaggcttggtaacaaatttaaataggtttatatgcgttttgtatcattattatacttgaacgactttactgaaaaagagttaaatttgttgataggattttgttgcaagggtttggtgacggccgttaacggatatcttttcgggagttgtgtgcacatgtgcatttatcataattctacCAATCAAttgtttcactcttgtttggtagTGGGATTATCCTATGTCGGCTTTAATCTATATGTATTATCATATGTCGGCTTTAATCTATATGTATTATCATATGTTGACTTTAatctatatgtattattatatgtcGGCTTTAATCTATATGTATTATCATATGTCGGCTTTAATCTATATGTATTATCATATGTCGGCTTTAATCTATATGTATCTAGTTATGTTTGCTTGTCAGTCAATCGTGACAGGAATTTTTAGCAGCAACAAAAATGTTGTATTCCGAGAATGTTTACACTTCGAgcgattttacattatatgaacagGGAAATACCTGTAAATTCCTAATTCATtgcaagatcttttcaaactcacttCTTTGGCCCTTAAAAATTGGAAAAAACTAAACTTGGCTTTGTAATTTGATGAGGGTACACTAACTGTGGTATCATTAGTTTGTATCGACTGCCTTGGGGTATTTCTAAATAACTGTGCAGGTACTTATTCTGTTTGCTTTATCAggacacatgatgatctctcacagcacactagactgtcatggtgatagtatatataatagagataccaaTTTATGCCATTTTCTCTTCAGAATGTGGCAAGAGAGAAAAGTGATATTTTTAAAGCTAGCTATGAGACTGATTATTCAAATCGACTTTGAGAATTGCTCCGATTTGacgctttacgttatatggaacttCCTGAGTAATACAAAGGAAAAACTTAACACACATGTAAAATTTACTTTATAGGTGTATACAGActtttttgtaaactttataATTATGTTACAGTAATATTGACAATACAACTGCAGTAGTATAATATACTAAAATTGTATTGGGCTCAATTGAGTGACTGAAAACTCCTATTTTCAGAGTGGACAGTAGTTTGTAGAGAAGGTGTTGCTCATATAGGTTGTTGTAGATTTCATTAAAAGTTACACTGAAATTTTAGAAACATTTGTATTACTGTAAGTATTAGAGTAAGGCAGTAATACTTACAGTAGTAACTGTAAGTATTACTGCCTAATGCTCAAtaagtttaaacaaaattattatatcTATACGGTGGTGTGCAGCAGAGTTGAAAACAAGATGTCCTAATCAATGTGATCAATACTTAAGACATGTAAACTGATACACAAAGACACCGTAATAAGGATAtttgaattatatttatattgagtTAATACAAATCAATATGTCTTTTTTGTTGATCCTCTTGGTTTTTCAAGTGCTTTATTTACTAAGTTATAAAGTTGAGTGCAATAAGATATTACATTCACATTTTGGAGTATCTTAAGGGATGCTTTGTAAACATGTCACCAAGATTATTAGCTTGTGTACAACCAAGACTATTAGCTAGTGTACCTCTAagagtattagctagtgtacTACTAGgagtattagctagtgtacTACGAAGAGTAATAGCTAGTGTACCATTTTGAGTAatagctagtgtaccactaagagtaatagctagtgtatcactaagagtattagctagtgtaccactaagagtaTTAGCTGGTGTACCACTAAAAGTATTAGCTAGTGGACCACTATGAGTAATAGCTAGTGCATAACTAAGAGTAAGagctagtgtaccactaagagtaATAGCTAGTGTATCACTAAGATTAATAGCTAGTGTACCACAAagagtattagctagtgtaccactaagagtaatagctagtgtaccactatgagtattagctagtgtatcactaagagtaatagctagtgtatcactaagagtattagctagtgtaccact
The sequence above is drawn from the Watersipora subatra chromosome 5, tzWatSuba1.1, whole genome shotgun sequence genome and encodes:
- the LOC137397537 gene encoding tigger transposable element-derived protein 1-like, which translates into the protein MVGEKRKASSKSDSAKKRQAISFERKVSIIKQLDAGEKMVIVARAYNLNRSTVGTIYKQKDCIMEHVKGAVPMQSTIISKKRGKIIEEMEKLLTIWLDDQQRRRFPLSLLLIQEKAKSIFEDVKAKAGESAAKETFSASCGWFSRFKKMANLHNVSVSGEAASADTEAAERFPQVLKEIIEEGGYSAKQIFNVDETGLFWKKMPEKTYISHEENTMLGYKVAKDRLTLMLGANAEGSYKLKPLLVYRAANPRALKNVTKSSLPVIWMSNTKAWVTLAVFEDWFFHHFIPEVKLYCRDNRIPFKILLVLDNALGHPPHLNDFHPHVKVVYLPPNTTTLLQPMDQGVIANFKKYYTRRTYRMALKAVDSDPEMTLRSYWKSYNILNCVKNIDASWHEVTEVNLNAVWRLLCPQFVNDFRGFDQEGINKEILSTLVGRPK